The following proteins come from a genomic window of Ammospiza nelsoni isolate bAmmNel1 chromosome 6, bAmmNel1.pri, whole genome shotgun sequence:
- the RNH1 gene encoding ribonuclease inhibitor, producing the protein MELDIQCEEMSPSRWAELLTTMKSCKTIRLDDCNLSSSNCEDLSSIINTNPSLTELKLNNNELGDEGVEYLCKGLLTPSCSLQKLWLQNCNLTSASCETLRSVLSAQPSLTELHVGDNRLGTAGVKVLCQGMMNPSCKLQKLQLEYCELTADIVEALNAALQSKPTLKELSLSNNTLGDTAVKQLCRGLVEASCNLELLHLENCGITSDSCMDISAVLRNKSSLMDLSVGDNKIGDSGLALLCQGLMHPSCKIQKLWLWDCDLTSASCKDLSRLISTKETLTEISLIDNNLRDSGMEMLCQALKDPKSKLQELWVRECGLTAACCKAVSSALSTNKHLKVLHIGENKLGDAGVELLCEGLMHPNCNIQSLWLGNCDLTAGCCATLATVMATKQCLTELDLSYNPLEDEGIRKICEALKKPSCNVQQLILYDILWSSEVDDELRALEESKPEVKIIS; encoded by the exons ATGGAGCTTGACATCCAGTGTGAAGAGATGAGCCCATCTAGATGGGCTGAACTTCTGACCACAATGAAATCCTGCAAAACCATCAG GTTGGATGACTGCAATCTCTCCAGCAGTAACTGTGAGGATCTCTCTTCCATCATCAATACAAATCCATCCCTCACAGAGCTGAAGCTGAACAACAATGAGCTGGGAGATGAAGGTGTTGAATACCTTTGTAAAGGGTTGCTGACCCCAAGCTGTAGCCTACAGAAGTTATG gctgcaaAACTGCAACCTGACGAGTGCCAGCTGTGAGACCCTGCGCTCCgtcctcagtgcccagccatCCCTGACAGAGCTGCATGTAGGGGATaacaggctgggaactgctggaGTGAAGGTGCTGTGCCAAGGGATGATGAACCCCAGCTGTaagctgcagaagctgca gCTGGAGTACTGTGAACTCACAGCTGATATTGTGGAAGCTCTCAATGCTGCTCTGCAAAGCAAGCCCACCCTGaaggagctcagcctgagcaACAACACACTGGGAGATACAGctgtgaagcagctgtgccgGGGCCTGGTGGAGGCAAGCTGCAACCTGGAGCTACTACA CCTGGAGAACTGTGGCATTACCAGCGACAGCTGTATGGACATTAGTGCTGTTCTCAGGAACAAGTCATCTCTGATGGATCTTTCTGTGGGGGACAACAAGATCGGGGACTCCGgtctggctctgctgtgccagggactgatGCATCCTAGCTGCAAAATCCAGAAGTTGTG GTTATGGGATTGTGATCTCACAAGTGCTAGCTGTAAAGATCTCTCCAGACTCATCAGTACAAAGGAGACCCTCACGGAGATCAGTCTGATAGACAATAACCTGAGAGACTCAGGGATGGAAATGCTCTGTCAGGCACTCAAGGATCCCAAATCTAAACTTCAGGAGCTATG GGTTAGGGAGTGTGGGCTCACTGCTGCTTGCTGCAAGGCtgtcagctctgccctcagcacCAACAAGCACCTGAAAGTACTGCACATAGGTGAGAACAAGCTGGGAGATGCAGGTGTGGAGCTCCTGTGTGAAGGGCTGATGCACCCCAACTGCAACATCCAGTCCCTCTG gctggggaacTGTGACCTGACAGcaggctgctgtgccacccTCGCCACCGTCATGGCCACCAAGCAGTGCCTCACTGAGCTGGACCTCAGCTACAACCCTCTGGAAGATGAAGGCATCAGGAAGATCTGTGAAGCCTTGAAGAAGCCCAGCTGCAATGTGCAGCAGTTAAT TTTGTATGACATTTTGTGGAGTTCTGAAGTGGATGATGAACTGAGAGCCTTGGAAGAGTCCAAGCCTGAAGTGAAGATAATTTCATGA